Genomic segment of Chelmon rostratus isolate fCheRos1 chromosome 2, fCheRos1.pri, whole genome shotgun sequence:
TTGTCTGCTTAATTTGTCTTGATAAGGTAATATTCTTTACTTTTTTGTACTAACAACAAACTATGGTTGTGTTTTAGGGACAAGGTGCTGGTGTGTCCCATGAAGTCTGCCCCGGTCCTGCTGACTTTGTCAGACTCCAAACATGTTGTCCTGCCAGTGGATGACGACTCAGATCTGAATGTGGTGGCGGCCTTTGACAGGCGGGGGGAATATATCTACACTGGCAATGCCAAAGGAAAGGTCAGTGTCTATGTCATACAAAACCTAATCCACTGTGCACCTTTTTATTACATCACTGCCCTTCAAGATAGCACAAGTAAATATTAATCTGTATAGAAAAATACCTAAAGCAAGTAAAGGTTTATGCGTAGGATTAAAAACGTTCTGTCATTGTGGTGCCCCACAGGTATGAATGCAGGCTACACTTCTCCTCAAAAACTCCACCTGTTTTTACCTGTATTGTAGTACTTTAATCAGACTAAATAAGAGAATCAGTTACTTAAAGTTTGAATTTTTgataatttctcatttttaccAACTCGCATTTTACACTCAAAACTGTTCTTTTGGTTTATGAATGACATCCAGTATTTTTGCTGCTTTCCTTCACCATcatgtctccctctgtctgttgtTGCAGATCCTGGTgttgaacacaaacactcaggaGTTGGTGGCTTCCTTCAGAGTTACAACTGGTACCAGCAACACCACTGCCATCAAATCAATTGAATTTGCACGCAAGGGCAGGTGAGAGGCAACAGGAGTTTTTTCTGTATCTAAACCTGAATGAACACCATGGTCTGGATGATCTACGCCTTTAATGTTAGGCTCTAGTCCATATCAGGGTTCTCCTTCCTGTGCTCTTCCTGTACTTTCTTTTTCCCTGTTTCTAATTCTACCACTGTTTTCTTGACAGTTGCTTCCTCATAAACACAGCAGACCGGATCATCAGGGTATATGATGGCAGGGAGATACTGACCTGTGGGCGAGACGGAGAACCTGAACCAATGCAGAAACTACAGGACCTGGTCAACAGGTACAGTATGTCAGCACAGGACTACAGCATAGGACATGCTGTTGGGGATAAATGTCAggttgtttattttaatttggcTGCTAAAGGTGTGGCTGAATTAAAATATGTTCGTATGGGAAATTACAGTGACAGACTTGGCAAGCTTCTTGTCTTCACATTGTGATTGTGTAAAACCTGCTGGTGGGGGGAATTGCAAGCTCTTGCAAATCAAAGTTTCTAAGGCTAACACTTGCTGGGACAGTGTTACATTTTGTAgtgctgcatctgtctgtgtctctgatCGTTTGTTCAtgtcctctgttgtgttttctttgtttaggACTCCGTGGAAGCGATGCTGTTTTTCCGGCGATGGAGAATACATTGTGGCTGGTTCAGCCAGGCAGCATGCCCTCTACATTTGGGAGAAGAGCATCGGCAACCTGGTGAAGATCCTGCATGGAACCAGAGGAGAGCTCCTGCTGGATGTTGCTGTAAGGATGTCAGAACTGAGATTCTGACCCAGCAGAACACTTTAGAAGTTTAAACATTGAGACAACACTTCAGTGgatgtattttaaattaaattgagAGATGTGTTAACTATTGGATAATTTACCGATCTTACCGTTTACCTTTGTCCAGTGGCATCCTGTCCGTCCGATTATTGCCTCAATCTCCAGTGGAGTGGTGTCCATCTGGGCTCAGAACCAAGTGGTAAGTAGACAATGACAGTAAAGGCAGCATGTACATGAATGAACATGTTGACAGGTTATTAACTTTTAGTATCAGTCACTCATGTTTCCGATACTAAAACTTAAGCTCCATGTGCAATATTATGGACAAATATGTTGAATTTTGGCCTTTGATGAAGTACAACTACCTGCTGAGTTGATGTAAAATGATGTGATCGATATGTGACTGCTGGTTGTGTCCGCAGGAAAACTGGAGTGCTTTTGCTCCAGACTTCAAAGAGCTGGATGAGAATGTGGAGTATGAGGAGCGAGAGTCCGAATTCGATATCGAGGATGAAGACAAGAGTGAACCTGAGCAGACAggtagaccacacacacacccactaaGGGTTGTTAAGGAAGGTTGTTAAGACAGCAATCATTATTTTACAAGTTACACTTAAGTACATATTACGTTAATTTGCATGAACCCCATCAGTGTGACAGCTGTTGACCAAAGTTTGACCCCCTGTTCTGCTGACACATGCACCGACCAGATGTCTCACACATGAACCTGTGCTAATGTTACAGGtgcagatgctgcagaggatgaagaggtGGATGTCACCACAGTTGATCCTATAGTTGCTTTTTGCAGCAGGTGAGAAACAATAATACAGAATCCTGAAAACCGTTTAGGATCATCATTGTGATGATCAATTCatcttgatgtgttttcatacaacgttttttgttttcaagGTTAGAAATATTCTTGAATTCCAATATACTCCTTAAGAAATGCTTGACTTCCAGCATAATTGTGCATTTCATCTGCACAATCACTGTTAAGATATAATCCAACTTGCTCAAAACACTGCCAGATTTCTTACAAACATCATAAACGGCTCACTCACATTACTGTGATTTTAGCCTCACCGCACCGTCCCACAGTTTGTTTTAGAATTAATTTGATTATTCCTTTAATTACCTGTAAGGTATTAGATGGCAAAGCCACAAGGTACAAGTCTGAACTGATCTTTCACAATGTCTGTGGTCATGTTACCCCTCAAGCTTAAATCAAATCTGAAAGAGGTTTTGCAAGCATGGCCTGTAAAACCTGGATCAGCTGACCATATCACAATAGAGAGGCTGATTCTGttcatgcatttaaatttgAAATATTGACCTACTGACGgtcttgtctgtgtttgtgtcctgtagcgatgaggagctggaggactaTAAGGCCCTGCTGTACCTGCCAATCGCCCCTGAGGTGGAAGATCCAGAGGAAAACCCCTTCGGCCCCCCACCAGATACCTCGGTCCAGGCTGGCACCCCAGAGGACGCGTTGGCCGGCGGTGACAAGAAACAGAGGCAGCCTTCGTCTGAAGGAGGCCCGGCCAAGAAGAAGGCTCGCACCACCACCATCGAACTGCAGGGGGTGCCCAGTGACGGTGAGTGGAACACAACAATAAATCCACCCAAAAGATGCAAAGTTTATATACTGGTGCATTTTCAGAGACTGACCatggcttttgttttcttcactgcGGGAGAGAAGATACAGCCTTGTAAAAGAGACGAGCCTTTATTTATAATTTCCCCCTGTTATATTTTAATAAGATaccttgctgtttttttttatctacacTTACTCCTTGATAAATTCAGTATAATGCATTCTTCCACAGCACTAATTCCATCAGTACAACAACAAGAGCTGTGTCATACTCACCACTCTGCTTGCCAAGAAAGACATTCGTGGACTTTTTCTCTAGTGTCACCATCACATCAAAGTTGTCTCATATCCAGTGAAACATTTCAGTATATACTAGGTAGAATGGTATACGATTTGGTACattcattacattcatttgCGTTCCCCTCAACATGAGTTTGAAAACTCTGGTGAGCTCTTAACtttgtgctctgctgtgtgttgagTGCTGATGAGTAAATGTTTGTATGTGATCAACATATTGTCAAAGgagaaacaaatgcagtgaatGAGAACagtattaaaatattaataaaatttaaaactgagagcagctgagtggTGAGCACAACATGACTCCGTTGTTGTCTGTACGTTATAATGAATTTAGCACGTGAGGCATATTTGGCACAGATAATTTCATTGAATTTGACCCTGagtccatcctctctctctcccagagGTGCACCCCCTACTGGGTGTGAAAGGGGATGGCAAGTCCAAGAAGAAGACAGCAGGCCGGCCCAAAGGCTCCAAAGGTAAAGACAAAGACTTCCCCTTCAGGCCCAAGCCCTACAGGGGCGAACGGCCCTCCTTCCCCGTGGAGGCCCTGGGCAGCTCTGgcccaggaggaggaggaggaggagggatgaagggcAGAGCAGAGGGGGGCCTGGCCACAGGTAAGCACGCCACcgcccctgctgctgctgagtctgGGAGCTCTGCTAGTCCTGCAGCCCTGCTAGTCTGACTGACACCACCTGTCTCCAAGGCACCCCCCCCTGTATTGCTTCCACCTCAcatgaacccccccccccacacacacaccccccctTCCCCCAATTCCCCAGCTCACTGACAGAGGCCCGCTTGCTGTAAAGCCACAGTCTGGAGGTCAGAACACAGACTCTGCACTGTGTCAGTCCAGCATTTCATTAAATTAGATCTGTTATTAGTccagactgtaaacaatgacagACATCAACTGTAACATCACAGTTACCGTTTTTACATTTCCCTTACTATGTAACAAGGAAATGATGAAATGCAAAACATGCCTCTTAAAGCCCTTTTTAATAAACTGTACATATTACTGTGGGTATAGAGGTTTTCGACATGGCCTTTAGAATATATGTATATTGCAATATGTTTTTGCAATAATTTTcatgtattatttttaaagaacAGTTCTCTGCTTGTTCTCTGAGTTTTTCCTCACACATACCAAACCTCAGTGAAAACTCAGGGTTCATACTTACATCACATTTAAGTATTAATAAATactattttttattgtcatcGTGTTAAAGGTAACGTCATGATAAATACAGTTATTGTCTTCCAATCTGCAGGagaattattgtgttttctacttttttcctttttttgccgTTAGACTTCTACAGTCGTTGGCTCTGAGACACATGTGATTAGGGTTAAATTCTAGAAAATACCTTTTGTTAACTCActatttttagcatttctgtGTACTGAAACAACCTGTCGAATTGACTTGTCCGCTCTGTCTTTGCTAAATTCTATAATTACAGTGATGTAACTGGACCAACctttcagctgcagatgtttcttcCGCTTAACTTTCAGGCTAAAACTGAATCTTGCAGTTCAACTTTTTGGCTAAATATGTTCTTAAAATAAGTGAACAAAGTGGAGTGCAAAATGTGTAGACAGTAATTCTGCAGACTGTTCTCGATCAGACATGCAAGCAGCCATCTCGAAACAGAGCGGAGCGGCGTACAGCAGGTGTTGTAACTAAATTAAGTGCTAAATCAAAAAGCTCTAAACCACCAAAACAATATGCTGAAATAGCTGGATATGACAGATTTACTTGCCCCCTGCAGCAGTAATAACATCTCTTCAGCACAGTGAAAATGTTGAGACGCTCCCATAGAATCACTCAGACACATTAAAACCGATCAGAGGATATACCAGTCTTTGAAGtttgtgtatccaaagcctgatatatcttattcctgtgtcatagagctccattgttctttaaaactattaaaacacatcaatgaacCCAACTGTCACCAAGTAGATaacatgtttcttcattatcatgaacacacactgtagtttatccACTATCCTGCTGCCGGAAATACTCACTAGACCACAAATGTATGAAAATAGTCCACTGATCCACTAGAAATAGTCCCCAAAATAATTTCCTCCTAACGTTTGCGAAGAAGCACCAGTaaccagctgtttcaggaaatcAATGagtctttaaaaaatgaaatgacaaacttatttttagctgtttttcaaaattaatgAGCTTGGCCCTGGGGGATGTCAGAAACCAGCTCACTGTTGGTTTTAAGCTTTTCATGGGAATTGTTTACAATAAGAGAAGTATTTAATAACATCAGATCTGAAAGAGGAATTGTTATTCTACTAAAATAAGACCCAGATTCTGCAAAAAAATTGGGCACGCTataaacgtaaataaaaacagattgcagtcatttgcaaatgaactgtgttacCAACCAGTGATTCCTCTTGTACCGACATAGTTGCATCCCTCCCAGACTGTGGCTTTATGACTGTATTACCTCTGCTAACCTCAGCCTCACTGACTAATTTGCCATCATTTGAACTTTGCTGAAGTTGGACTGTAGTTGGCAGATGGGTGTTGACGTGGCTATTGGTGGGATGGTGCAGCTTGTTTCCCTGCGGGCTAGCTGACTAGTCTACATCTACTTCCTGCTTGGCCTTTGACCCTCCTGCTCCCACTCCCACCTCGCTCCGTGGGCTTGTCATGTGACATGAACGTGTGTCTGTAGCGGCGCTGCTCAGGTcctgtcttttctgtttctgtgtgtgtggcagagatgTGGGGCGACAGTGTATGTTTATATTGTCGGTGTTAATGTCTCATTCTGCTTTGAACTTCCATCAGTTCTGTAACCTAACAGCTACATTAAAGTGGTAATCTCGAGGATTTCAGTCCAggttgatttggcgacacctgtaGTTACTGGGGGTGACAGCAAATGCTGTTTAATACTAGAGATCACAGAATTCTGGGAACAGCAAAACAAACGATTGTCATATTAAGTTAGGCAATAAGTGGCCTTTTTCATCATTCTGGGAGCACccattatcttatcttactcTGCAGACTGAAGGACATAGTTAAACAGAAAGTTTATGAGTTAGTAAGGTGCATTTTGGTAATATTTTTGCCATTGGGTCAATGAAAATTGTCCAAACCTAgccatgtctgtgtttttctgcacagatATTGGCATCACAGTCAGCCTTATTAGTGTGCACAGTTCTGGAATTAGcagtaaaacagtttcaaaactgtgtttgatgctttgctgagaagttggaggtgtgcagcctgtcgcctgcagctctttatCTATCAGCTCACTGcggctgctccttcttcttccattcctccctgcaatatttcaaactgatgaaaaagtTGTCATGTTTTGTAGATGCATTTCTGATGAACAACAGTGTTGAGTGCAAAGCTTCTTACTAAAAGCCAACTTGTGTTTTGCCAGTTAAAAGATTTTAAGTATGAACCAActgcattagcagtaacttaatacAACATTTTTCCTGGGAATGTTGCCACAAACAGCCAGTTCTTCATtctgcaaatatataaatattgcaatacttCTATCAATGAGCTGCCATTCCTCTGTGGCCACCTTTATGTTAACTCATGCAGCGAGAGATGATGACTCAACagacatttctttaaatgaaaatcttcgAGATTATCACTTAAACCTTGCAGGTGTGAAGTGAAAATTAAGAATTCCCCCTCAAAATTTGAGACACACTGCTTTGTCAAGTATGAAACATTTATCAGCCTTTATGTGCAGGAGTGCATTGCTAAAAGTACAACCAATGCATATGGAGCACTCACTGGTCTCTCTGAGCTTCAAATGAACAGATATGTGTGAATCATTTGTATAATCCTATCAAGGATTAGATGTTTCATACTGCAATATTAATCTTCTTAGTTTCATGTTAAAGGCAGtttgaaacatctgcaggaagtgttcAGTTTTATTAATACTGACTTAACAGCGAGATTCTGCCAGTTGTTCCAGTTAGTATTTGAGAATTGACAGTGGTAAATCTAAGCAGTGTCTTATTCTCCATgatgtgtctgtctgacagtaTCTGTGTTCCTCAGCAGGGAGTCTGGTCGCGCAGTCGTACAAACAACATGACATTGGAGGGATGGACTGATCGCTGCTGTGTACAGTTGTGGAGAATCACCAACAGGCttaaacaaagagacacaaagccTGATGTCATGTACAGACTGTGTGAGCGAGCAGCCTGTTTGATGCGCAGGCTGTTTCTTCTTCCGACCAGAGCACAGCGTCACAGGAAAACTCTTCAGCCCAGGTGACTGGCGGGAGCTGACCAAGAGGGCGTGAAGCAGCCGAGTCCTCACAGTAGAGATCACATGTCCTCTGTCTTTGTAGGATTCATCATGTATAGATTGCCTATCCTgatagtttgtgtgtgtgttgtctttcttcttgttttttataCGTATTAAAACATTCTGATTTTTAAATAACCAGCTGCTGCGTGGTTCTGTGTGCAAGCCTGAACTGAATCTGTAGATCCTGACAGATGATGGATTTCTGTTCACTAAACATTTTAGTGCTAAAAGTAGCTCTTAGGTCTGAGGGAAGTTTGAGGTAAACCGGAGGAATCCCCTGTGCCCCTTTTTTGTGTCAGCATTTTGGTAACAATACAACAATAATTAATCTTTCTAAACATATAATAATGGTGGGCAGGTTAATAAGCATCTACACACTGTttcaacaaatcaacaattCAATAACACTAGATGATGGATTGCACAAGTCTCCAATACTGTGATACCAGTTTGGTCAACAGTTCATGAAGTGTACATTAAATAATCAACTGCaattattatataaataaaactgatagTTTGATGTTAcgatgattattattatatgtgaCCGttaacagtggtggaagaagtgtaATCAGATCCTTTAAGTGTGAGTACCAGTATCACAgagtagaaatactctgttacaagttgCAAAGTCAAAACATTACTTGAGTGACAGTACAAAAGTGTTTTATATTATCGTTGTATAATTGCTGATACATTAATTTCCACATGTTGAAGTTGGTAAAGGTGGTTAAACAGTTTTAGAAagtttaatctataataatgAATTATAATTTGTGTTATGttatttgtttaacatttttttttacttcagtacaATATACTTAATTTCCACTACTTATCCACTAACTATGATGCTGTTCTTTCATGCCTTCCCAGAAAATTTAACAGCCAGCTTCGTACTACTGTCATTTACACCTGACCTCACTGATACAACAGTCAGACTCCCCCCCAGTCAGTTAGACCTGAAGAAACCCTTCAGAGGCGACAGATTTTCAAGTTTCTgagtccagttgcccttgagACAACCCCCCTTGGATTACtgtgacctggatgactgagaatctgtAAATACAGGTAGTGTGAGAAACTGTAAGATATTTCCCAAAACAAAGCTGTACTTTTCCTTTGCTGCTGAGGGATTATCTCGACTTTCTGCCATTTGCATACAAGCATTACTCACTAATCACATGATCTACTGTACATTTCCTCTTCTGGATTCTTTCACTTAGTTTGTCACCCTGTCaaagtttttttcccctccgtCCCACCTGTCCAACCATGTTGATACCTGGTCTGACCAATCGCAGCGGAGTAGGCGGGACTCCAATGGATCGCGATAACAGGGAGCGGTCCATCAAGTCAAACGAACCAGAATTATACCGGAAAcgatttaaaaataaaagcaacaaagctagccactctttttttttaagataatgaCATAGatttcaaaaatattcagtagTGTCATAGCAAGATGCATGGGGTGATTGACTTATTCTGACTCTTAATTTGACGCCCATTTATCGCCACAAGTGACAATATTATGCCGATAAAGTAGTAGTTTTTGTCAATAGTAGGAGCTTTCTCATAAAAAGAGCGTTTTTCTTGTGATAAATTTTCTTGtggtgataataataataacaatacactttgttttttatagACCCATCAtaccaaaaatgtattttaaagcGTAAATACAGAAATtgcatgcaccaagtgctttcTATGACATatacaaaacaaagacataaaatagGAATAGAATGCAATGATTCATGTAAAatgaacagcaacaacaataataataaagctaAAAATAGGATCAATCGAATAAAGCAAAGTGCAAAACAGACTTTCAGACCTGTATCGAGAAAGTCATAGCTACTAAAGTTTAGAAGTTTCATCTCGTAATATGACTTGTTCCTCACAAAAATCACAACTGTTCttgaaaattgtattttttttgataaaactGACATTGTCTCATAATATTATGACTTTTATTGTACGAAACTTTATTGAAAGAAGGTTTTGTCTTCATAAAGCTACTACTTTATTAACATATTGTTGTCCTCttcaaatatgttttctttaaatcatttctttcttcttgtaaGACTTTATTTCTAATAAACTGAGACATTCTTCTCgtagcatttattttttttctccaagtaTATGGgacctttattttgaagtcTTAGTCGGAAGTAGTATTTGGGGGGAACTTGGTCAGCCGGGgtcgagcagcagcagcagaagtcaGTCGGTCCTGTAGTACTTCTGAATTACTGCTAACTGCCAGTAGTATCGGTCGGAGTACTTGTATGTTGCCGTGCCGTTGTGTGTTACTTTCTGGCCGTTAACGGGAGCTCAGTTTGTCGTCGTCGGTGTGATGGAACTGGACAAAATGGACGAGAACGACTGGAAGTATCACGGAGAGGGAAACAAGAGCCTGGTGGTCTCACACGTACAGGTGAGTAGGCTATGCTAACGCGAAGCTAAAGCAAGTTCGGCTAAAGCAGGAGGAGTGTAAATTTAGCTTGAAGAGGACAGGACACCCATCGCCCGCTTCACACTTATTAATCGTTAAATATGCCTCACTCCGGTGTTGCTGCCAATGGAAACTTTGTAGTAAttctttgaaaaatgtgttgatgaTTGAGGGGTGAAATGTCAACTGCCAGGATTTTATTAATCATCGTTACCATTAGCCTGTGTTTCCTAGCTTACCCGGCTTGCTAGCCAACAGCTAAGAGTTCACATTAGTTCATCCAATGAATAAACGATTGTTACACAGGGACACCAACGCGTAAAACACCACCGATTAATAGAAATTACATATAGATTtatgaaagtgaaagtgactGACTGGGTTGTGTTGAGTCATAAAACGTAGGCTCCTAACGGGCTACTGGGGAGCTAATTTAGCCGTTAGCAGCATCCCAGCTGCTTTTTCCAGCTGCTGATTGAAGTCAACACTTTACTGGGCTGCTGCTTATTGGGACTTGCTCGTTAGTCGACTCAGAGGCAGACAGCTAGTCTTTTGATTTAATTTCCATGCAGGCTAATCCCTACTGATAGACACAGGACTGACCTGGGCAGGGCGGTGCATACACTGTCATGCCACTGGGCGACTGTGGGAAAGGAAAGTCTCCCTCACAAGACCGGTCAGATCGTTATGTTATTGAGCAACTGGTGACATGTTGTGGAAAGGAACCATCACAGCAGCAATGCTGTAACCAGCCCAGGTGCTGTCAagctttcttttattgtttacaATTTAATACATTCTTTTCTAGGGCTGGGCAATAATTCAGTGTTATTGGTTGCTGACTTCAGATGGAATGATCAAATTGTAGGACGAGTTAACAAAATTCAGTTGTTCAGTTCTGTCATTCCAAAAAGCtgtgatttaaaatgaacactagtcatttgagtttttgttttatgcATGATGTGCCCACCCCATACCAGAGTTTTAGCCCTGGTAACAAAACAGTACTTTTGCAGTACCATACTTTAAGAAATATTAACTTATTTTTTACAAACCCATTTTCATTGAACAAAAGATGTGTGGCtaaaacaaccagacacaatTGTCTGTATTTGGCTAATCCAGCGAGTTGAATATCTGACGTGTCAAAGCACTTACTATTACCATTAATCAGTCGTGCTCATCCATTTGCAACATTTGCCCTCAATGATCTTGCATAACCAGCAATGACGACAACATAAGCCAGAAATATTTTCCAGTATTAATTGTCATTATTGCCCAACCATAACTCAACAGTTCACCCACTCCCATCAACAGGTGTGATTATGTAAGAGAGGAATGATGGAATGAACTGTGATAGATGAACAACGGAAGGATAAACAGATATTTGCACTTTTTAGAAATCGTTATTATGGTTGTCATTGTTGATaaaattattcttattattgttgttaCATGGGACGTTTTTTTGTCCCATCTTGGTACTTTTACTGAGGAATTACGATGATGCCAGAGATACTGCA
This window contains:
- the rbbp5 gene encoding retinoblastoma-binding protein 5 isoform X1, producing the protein MNLELLESFGQNYPEEADGTLDCISMALTCTFNRWGTLLAVGCNDGRIVIWDFLTRGIAKIISAHIHPVCSLCWSRDGHKLVSASTDNIVSQWDVLTGDCDQRFRFPSPILKLQCHPRDMDKVLVCPMKSAPVLLTLSDSKHVVLPVDDDSDLNVVAAFDRRGEYIYTGNAKGKILVLNTNTQELVASFRVTTGTSNTTAIKSIEFARKGSCFLINTADRIIRVYDGREILTCGRDGEPEPMQKLQDLVNRTPWKRCCFSGDGEYIVAGSARQHALYIWEKSIGNLVKILHGTRGELLLDVAWHPVRPIIASISSGVVSIWAQNQVENWSAFAPDFKELDENVEYEERESEFDIEDEDKSEPEQTGADAAEDEEVDVTTVDPIVAFCSSDEELEDYKALLYLPIAPEVEDPEENPFGPPPDTSVQAGTPEDALAGGDKKQRQPSSEGGPAKKKARTTTIELQGVPSDEVHPLLGVKGDGKSKKKTAGRPKGSKGKDKDFPFRPKPYRGERPSFPVEALGSSGPGGGGGGGMKGRAEGGLATAGSLVAQSYKQHDIGGMD
- the rbbp5 gene encoding retinoblastoma-binding protein 5 isoform X2 yields the protein MNLELLESFGQNYPEEADGTLDCISMALTCTFNRWGTLLAVGCNDGRIVIWDFLTRGIAKIISAHIHPVCSLCWSRDGHKLVSASTDNIVSQWDVLTGDCDQRFRFPSPILKLQCHPRDMDKVLVCPMKSAPVLLTLSDSKHVVLPVDDDSDLNVVAAFDRRGEYIYTGNAKGKILVLNTNTQELVASFRVTTGTSNTTAIKSIEFARKGSCFLINTADRIIRVYDGREILTCGRDGEPEPMQKLQDLVNRTPWKRCCFSGDGEYIVAGSARQHALYIWEKSIGNLVKILHGTRGELLLDVAWHPVRPIIASISSGVVSIWAQNQVENWSAFAPDFKELDENVEYEERESEFDIEDEDKSEPEQTGADAAEDEEVDVTTVDPIVAFCSSDEELEDYKALLYLPIAPEVEDPEENPFGPPPDTSVQAGTPEDALAGGDKKQRQPSSEGGPAKKKARTTTIELQGVPSDEVHPLLGVKGDGKSKKKTAGRPKGSKGKDKDFPFRPKPYRGERPSFPVEALGSSGPGGGGGGGMKGRAEGGLATGSLVAQSYKQHDIGGMD